TGTCAGACCTGATCATTCCACATTTCTTTGATGGACGGATTCTCAATTGAATAAACCGATTTGAAGTAGTCTGTATCGTTTCAACATCGGCGTGTAAACCATTTCAAATCAATCTAACCCATTTCATTTTTGATTGAATCGCTTCGCAAAAGAACACTTAACCTCCCGTATTTCGACAATTCCATTTCAAAACCAATTACTTCGTTTTGCAAACCATCACTAAACCATTTCTGTTTACtctgttcatttcaatttaatgtacttttggcggtgatggccgcccataGTCTTCCGAACATAATTTGAAGATGAAAAACATAATTCAGCAAATTGCTGAACATCAttcgaaaaaggaaaacataatCTATATTGTCAAAACATAATTCAGAAGCCTAACATGATTTATAACTTTATTATAACCGAATTGAATATTGAATAATGACCCTATAGCTAATAACCCTTCATATTAATCACTGTCGTATCACGACATCGTGTCGTGTTTGAAAATGTCAGCCAGTGATAGAACACTGCCCCTAACATTGTAAACAGTGCATCAAGTTTTGATCCGAATACTGCACCTAAACTCAAGATTGGCAGTTAATTATTTCCAGTTTTGAATTGTTCTTTGCTGAgtgctttaatttttttagaaTAAAGTGCGTAGAATAAATACAACTAAACAGTCAGTATAATGTCGAATGATAACGACTAACTTCTGTCTCGGGAAATTATGTttcatttaaggtggcttactacagttttataagggtgcaagaggtgtataccatagatgtgcaaatttaatttatttttttgcatcaatattctgataacaaatataAACCCCtgtatgagacaattgctgcttcaaattaccgtttgggaagttaaaggggcacgaaacgggaagaccgtgcacgattagggggcctgggaacgaactggaaaagtgtgttttacgggaaactgacccgtacgaccatacctaaaattttgtctatatcactgttaactaccaaagaacatccttacaaagtaaaaaaaaaatctgcaaggcagttttttcataatttatgaaaaactcaaaaatcgactttttcataaattatgaaaaaactgccttgcagattttttttttactttgtaaggatgttctttagTACTTagcggtgaaacagacaaaattttaggtatggtcgtacgggtcagtttcccgtaaaacacacttttccagttcgttcccaggccccctaatcgtgcacggtcttcccgtttcgtgcccctttaacttcccaaacggtaatttgaagcagcaattgtctcatataggggtttttatttgttatcagaatattaatgcaaaaaataaatcaaatttgcatacttatggcatacacctcttgaacccttataaaactgtagtaagccaccttaagatccctttatttctttaattagtTGAGTGTGTTGTTGATCGAGGCaatcatgaaaatcaaaatgtttgctTAACTCCTGATTAATTCCTCGTGGCCAAGGCCAAGCTGAGAAATTTTGCTTCGTGTAAAATCGTGTTTTTTATTAATtgtgaatattttatttatGTTATCATTGATATGCGTTGCCATAAGAAGCCCTCAGAAACTTGTAGTTCAGGCAGATTTAGTCGTACATACTTTCAGTCTGGAAGAAAAatgttgtttctttctttttggtgTTTATTGCTCATCAGCTCACCTTTCTCGATCAGAGGGTAAGAAAATCACTGAACTTTATCTTCGCTTTAAATATTTCTGAGATATGTCCTAAAATGATAAAATCTATGAATATCGTTTGCACTAATAATCAAAAATTGCAAAGCGAGCGATCAATCTACGCAGCCATTTTTATCGAGTCGTACAAAAGATAATAATTGGAGGAGAAATTGCTATGATTTAGCCACGACTCTGTAAATATTAGGATGCATCCGTCCACAGAAATTGTTACCCTTGCATTTTACCCGAAGTATTGAAAAGTAGTGCATTTCATTTCAGATATATGACATGAAATGTAGTAAAACTCTTTAGTTACCAACAACTGGAGCAAACAAGTTTGGGTATAAGCTTGTCCTTAATCCCTGTAAATTCACTGATTAAAGGAggtagtttctaaagaaactgtggtgctgcgtcggtggggaagtAGTATACGAAAAATTGGTTTTagcaacggagttgataatgaacaactattcaccgaagtggaggtggttagtgtaaattggccaccgtacagagattctAAAAGCTGAGGTTTCGattgttagcccttcgtcgttcgctctgacgaagggctaacgctcgaaacctcaGCTTTTAGAATCTGtgtacggtggccaatttacaGTATCAACTCCattgataaagccaaatttttgtgGTTTGAAACCTAGTTTTTTACCAGTGCTGGCTTTCCTCAACTACTTGTGCTTCGTGAGCTTGCCGGAAATCTGAATCATTTACCCGTGAACTGAAAATAACTTTTCACGGCTAAAAACGTAACTATTTGTAAGACTAAGAGTGTttgattctttttttccttcatttttaatTGCAAATTTAAGTTACATTTCTTTTTCGGGATCTTAAGTTCACAGTATTAAACGAATTGGTaatgaaatattgaaaatgaaagttttagCCTGCTTGGATAATCTTATAAGACTGCTTGCATCCTAAAAGCTATCGGAGTTTCTGGCATTTTGTCAAGGTTCTCTGCATATAAACACAGGAAAAGAAAGTAAATGCACTCAGTTTTCCTTATGTTCACCTTTGTTTGAAGTAGTTCTGAGAAGAGGTACAAAGTGTTGGAGATGGACCTCAAAGGAAATATGTACTTCCACTGGAATTTCTTGTTCTGTAAGGATGACATCATAAAACGACTGGTTAACGGAACATACAATTTGGTACGCCCAATGTCCCAGTGGGGTATGTCCTTTCATAATTTttacaagaataaaaattttttaactgaaaataTTACTGTTGAAGTCAATAAAACCTTCCAAAATAAGTGGCTTGTTTTGAATTCGTACTTTCATTTGTTAGGTAgcaataaaagagaaaaaattctaATTAACTACCTTTACACATCGCGATGTTAGAAGGTAAATTTAGCTAATTATCATCAAGCTTTGCATGTCTTTTAGATTCTTGCCACTATAAGAAGCACCGTTTTACGAATGTTCAAAAAAGAgagtttttctttgaaaaacgaCAAGAAAACGCAAGTCAGTGAATTAGTTTTGCTTAGATTTACTAAAATGTATTAAATAATTTTAGAGTCCTTAAAaattcatgaccaaatttgtCAATCTTGATCCATCATCCAAATCTTATCATGTTTTCATTGAATTTAGGTTTGTCTAAGGAACTTCCAGCGATGAATTGCAAAGACCTTAAGCTTAAAGTCCCTTCTGCCACTTCAGGCGTTTATTGGATTGACCCAGATGTTGGCTCTCTTGGTAACGCTTTCCAAGCCTACTGCGATCAGAGGACGGACGGAGGGGGCTGGACTCTAGTTTGGAGTTACACCTTTACAGCTTACTCAAGTTTTGGAAGCGGAGCGAATGCTGTAACTCCGCGTCCCACCTGGAAGGCCAGCAATGCCAACACTCGAGTGTCTACAAGAGTTCCATTGAGCGAGACCCAGTACGATGCCATGAACTTTGCTTTATGGCGCGTTATTGGTAAAGAAATCTTGATCAAAAGCAACATCAACAACTGGATCGTTTGCAAGGAAGGCAGAGGCAGCATTGTGATGCAGAGGCAGGGATCAGTCAACTGTAAACTAGTTAAAAAGGTCTCACAGCAATGCGCAGGAGTGGTTCCAAAATCATTTGCACCTCATAGCAATGGGCCTTATCTCTCCAGCAGCAGCCTTTACTACTACTTTGATAGTAATAGACGCAGTGATTGGCCTACGCATGATCCTTGCGGTAGAAATCAAGCAAATCAGTTAAAAGGTGTGGCTCATCCACATGGCAATATTTTCGTTCGTTAAGGACTTTGTTAACCTGCATTCTTCTCATTTGTGACAGAATTAACTATTAAAAGGTAATTAGTAGTGTTAAAAATGCCGAGAAATCCATATTAGCGTTAAGTGTATTCATATTATTGAGTCcacaaaaggaaagagaaatgCTCTTATTCTTTGGCAATGTCAGCTTTAGAAGAAACAATACACAAGCAGCGGTGACAAACATGAGATACAAACGCATCCTTTGAAATTATATTTTACTTTACTAGTATACCCCTTCTTAACTTTCATCATAtctgtttttcttgtttgtcaCTAATTAGTTATTATCGTCCATATTAATCAGTCACTTAGCTCAAAAGTATCAATTAACTTTCCGGTAAACTGTCACTTTTGATGATGTATGTTGAAACATACGAAACGTTGCGTAAAATGTAATTTCAAAGGATGCGTTTGTATCTCATGTTTATCACCACTGGTTGTATGTTGTTCCtagaaaagagaaaaatctcTCAGGGACGTGGGTAAGTAgttagatgtttttttttttcgttccttGTGTTGGCCCAATTATTTTACTTCAACTAACGCTCCGATGGATTTCCTGGGATTTCTCGTACTACAAGTTACCCTTCGATAGTAGTAATTCTGCAGTTAACTGATTCGCGAAGAGTCGTTAACCATGATATCACCTGATGTAACGCGGTTTTAAATGGAAATTCTGGTTGCAAATAAACTTGGGTGTTATAATACTTGGTGTTAATGTGCACGCACATTTTACGAAGTTTGACTTTGATTGCGGGCTTTATAAGAAGGCTCGAAATTCGCGTTAAATGCAGGAATGCTCCGCGCCTTTTATTTGGAACTCCGCTTACCAATTCACATACACAGCTCTTAAATCATAGCACTTAGTACACAACCCGACCACACACACAACCTAAGTCAGCTACAAATTGCACCATACAGACCTCAATGGTCGTACATAACACCCCACTGCTCTCCGAAATGCAACGGGGAATCATCTTTATCTATATTGAAAAATTGCCAGCACCAGTCCTAGGTCCAGTCCAGTTCCAGAATACTTCCTCATATAGCAAAATCTTCTGATGGAATAATTGTGCTTAGCATATACAATAGATAATTCATGGAGCGATAAGGACAAAATCAAGGAAAGTGTCCCCTCAAAATATAACTGCGTTACTGACAGTATTATTCGCTCTCCTTCAGTTCACGCTGTACTGTGTTGAGTTCTAGCTTCTCCTAGAAAGTTCCGCGACTCTTATCTGTTCACTTAAATTTTAAGTTTACTCCACTCAGCTTAACTGTACTTTCCTTACTCTATTGTCAGTCAACAGAGAAGATAAGCAAAGCGAAAAACTCAGTGAGCTTTTTTGTAAagctagcctgcgagcaggctctctCTCAGCGGTGGGAGAGACTCCAACCCCAGTCCCTCGAAGGGCCTGTTCGCAGGCTATGTAAAGCAAAATGTTTTGAGGTATAAGGGAACCTTGGACGTGAGACCCACGAGACAACTAATCATAATCATCCCGACAGAGAAAGGTAGGTGGACTAGGACTATTCCACAAAAACACCCACAAAATTCCCAAGGCCAAAACATGACCTTGAGTAAACTTGTCAACTCTACAAAACACGCGCCCGACAGAAGTGAATTACGGGAAACACACGGAACTTGTCTGACTACAAAAAGTAGCTTGTCGAAATACTCAACGACTGATGGGTAAGTTATGCTGTTACTAATCAAAATTTGTACGCAAGAAGATAGGAAATGAAATGTTCACTGTTGTATCTCACGTTGACGTCAAAACCTCCGATGAGATAACTTTACATTGTTAATTCGCAGATAAGAGTTCGCGGCAAAGAAAAGTGTTAtaatgcgtgccgcacgatgATCAGCGCGAATTGTTTTTATCTTTAAACCGATCATCTTATTGTTTTGCGGAATTGTCATTGCTGTGCTCCTTAATAAATGAACTCTAGGGTGCCGGGGCGAGTTCCATGTCCACCAACGCTCCTTAAAGACGGTGCAAAGGTTTTTTTTGCGCGGTTTATGAATATGCGGGGAAAGCAGATCTTAACAagtgctattgaaatccaaaacgAAAACTGGTGTTAATTAATCAACAATATTTgcaaaaagttttaaaatacaaagcaatgtatggagTTCCGTTTTCCAAATAAAAGCTTAATTGTCCTGtaaaaaatgcatggttacccccagttttcGTTTTGGACACCCAGAGCACTTGCTAAGTTCTGCTTTCTCGTGGCTTTAAACCACgtaaaaatatccctgtattagtaagcaccACCCATAAGAATCAAAGGCTCCTTAGAGCAACCTCACGGTatgaatttttaataataataataataataataataataataataatttttggtgTCCTTGACGTAACCTGCGATCTGGCTTTCTTTGGAAAGTTTTTTTATCATCTTGCTCATTGTCTGTATGATCAATATCAGCAATGGAAGTATTGCTTTGGCAATTTGTGACAATTTTACTGGTTTGCACAACAGCACTGGATGTGTAAGGGTTTTGCACAAATTCTCCCCAGAGTTCAGTTGATTTTGAACTTATTTCATCTATCCATGCATTTTGCACTTGTATACCTTCAGTTTTGAATTAATCACTAGTGTTTACAAGATATTTTGCTGCATCTAATACTTTCTTAGGTCTAACATTTTGAAATATGTAATGATGCTTATATAGCTGAGACGCCTTTTAAGTTTTATTGGAATGGTTTGTGATTCACTTATCGGCCTCGGGAGACAATGAAAAGTTGAATTTACACCACTTGGTACATTATGAATGTTTCCATGAATAGACCTCTTGGGAgttcacaaatttgcataaaaggTATACGTGGTGATATTAGTCGTTCTTCTAATGACGTCAAATTCAATACATCAGTTTTGTAAGGAAAACCCATTTTATTTGCTTTCGAACAACCAGGTAACTTGCGTTTCTTGAGATTTGAATCACAAGTTATGCAAATCCATTAACACTTTTAAAACCAGTAAGCTGGATTTCACAATCCCTGGGGAGCATGCCTTGTACTTGTTTGCATCACATTTAACTACAGAGCACTTGTACCACAATTGGTCACAACAACTACATACATATTCTGGGCCACATGCAATGTTTTTGCGACACAAATTGATCATTGCAGAAATTGCATCACATTTGTTTATTTGCGGCTGCAAGTTACCACTACTGCATATTAATTGTGATGAAGTTGGCAGTTCATGAGGTGGCGTTTCATTAAGTCCACTAGATGTAGTTGTATGTAAATTAGTAACCGTTTTTACCCTTTTGGGCGAATTTCTATTTATTTCCTTGATAAGCTGAGGGTTACTGGCTTTTCGTTTTCTAGCAGCCTTTTTGTTAATGTACCTCATGTGCTCTGGATTTTCTGCTTTCCTTTTTCTTGCAGAGTTTTTGTTAATTTCCTTCATATGTTCTGGGttctttgctttttgttttgtttcactaCTAATGAGGCTTCTTTGTACCAATGTACCGTAAATCAATAGAGAAATCAATCAATGAATGAAAGGCAAATAAGGCAGATAAATATTATTAAGCAACTGAACAAAGCACAATACAAGACATCCAAAATAGTTGAAAGTCATGTATTGAACAGCAGAATACAGCACAGTGTTAAGGTAATCATCACAGTTAGAATGCTAGTCTAGTAGCTGCTAAAGAAGAGCTCAAAAATTCAATCCTGAACCGGATTTGAACCCTTGCTGCATTGTTATCTCAAAGAGTTCAAATGCCATTCAAAGGCCTGGATTTCTCTGTCTTCTTTCCCTGCCGTTTAAGTCACATTCTAGCTGACATCATCATGTCAGCCATGTGAAATACAAAATGAAATGACCCTGATGGCCTGCAGCTTAATTGCTAGATTGTGTCACTGTGTCTGTGTCCTGCTGAAAAATTCAACTAGTTGTTCAGCTACAACAACTGCATGAATGTAAAGTT
This genomic stretch from Acropora muricata isolate sample 2 chromosome 5, ASM3666990v1, whole genome shotgun sequence harbors:
- the LOC136916209 gene encoding uncharacterized protein — its product is MLFLSFWCLLLISSPFSIRGSEKRYKVLEMDLKGNMYFHWNFLFCKDDIIKRLVNGTYNLVRPMSQWGLSKELPAMNCKDLKLKVPSATSGVYWIDPDVGSLGNAFQAYCDQRTDGGGWTLVWSYTFTAYSSFGSGANAVTPRPTWKASNANTRVSTRVPLSETQYDAMNFALWRVIGKEILIKSNINNWIVCKEGRGSIVMQRQGSVNCKLVKKVSQQCAGVVPKSFAPHSNGPYLSSSSLYYYFDSNRRSDWPTHDPCGRNQANQLKGVAHPHGNIFVR